A segment of the Bacteroidota bacterium genome:
CGCCCAAGATATTTTATTCGTAATTCTTCAACTTCCTCAATTGTAGTTGCTTTTAATGTTTCAACATCTTTAGTTAATTCCTTAATCCTGTTTTCCATAAATTTAATTATTAATATTTTGACATTAAATAAATTTTTTATATATTTGCAAACATTTTTTTCTGCCGAATATGATAAAATTAACGAATAAATCCAACAAATCACTCACAAACATGCTTTTATTTGGTCAAATTTTTGCTTGATAACATTCGGCAAAATTCTATAATTTTTTGGGAATAGCAATATAATTATCAAAAATATGAGACAACTTAAAATTAGTAAACAATTTACAAATCGTGAGAACAAATCCTTAGACAAATATCTCAATGAAATATCCAAAGTTGAGATGATAACTCCCGGTGAAGAAGTTGAATTAGCTATAAAAATCAAGAAAGGCGACCAAATAGCACTTGAAAAGCTTGTTAATGCTAACTTAAGATTTGTTGTCTCTGTTGCAAAACAATATCAAAATCAAGGACTTACTCTTGGTGATTTGATTAACGAAGGAAATATGGGCTTAATAAAAGCTGCTAAAAGATTTGATGAAACAAGGGGCTTTAAGTTTATTTCTTATGCTGTTTGGTGGATTCGTCAGTCAATTTTACAAGCTTTAGCAGACCAATCCCGTTTGGTAAGATTACCATTAAACAAAGTAGGGTCATTAAGCAAAATATCTCATGCATCAATAAGGCTTGAGCAACAATATGAAAGAAAAGCTGCTGATTTTGAAATTGCTGAAGTATTAGAAATTTCAGCAACTGAAGTAGCCTCTACTTTATCATCATCAAGCAAGCATTTATCTATTGACGCTCCGATAAAAGAAGAAGAGGATGCAAGCTTACTCACTATTTTACCTAACGACCAAGAACCTGATCCAGATAAAGGTTTAATACATGAATCTCTTCAAAAAGAAATTTCAAGAGTTGTTACAATTTTGTCTCAAAAAGAAAGAGATATTGTAAATCTATTTTTTGGTCTTGAAGGCAACAATCCTCATTCTTATGAAGACATTAGTGACAAAATAGACCTGACAAGAGAAAGAGTAAGGCAGATTAAAGAAAAAGCACTAAGAAAACTTAGAAAATCAACAAAAAGCACAATCCTTAAAGCTTACCTTGGGTAAGTAGTGTCTCTTAGAAAACTCTACAAAATTAAAAATGTTTCTTTTTGCGATATTTTTAAGGTAAAACTCAAAATATTACTTTGGTACTAAAAATCAGCCATACGAAGCGAAGTCCGTAGGATTAATTTTTAGTTTTTAACTNNNNNNNNNNNNNNNNNNNNNNNNNNNNNNNNNNNNNNNNNNNNNNNNNNNNNNNNNNNNNNNNNNNNNNNNNNNNNNNNNNNNNNNNNNNNNNNNNNNNGTTTTTAACTCATAAGTACTTTAGGCACTTTAAGTACTCTAAGTACTTCTTTAATGATTTACCCTCTCCACGCTTCTGTTTCCATTCGCATAAATGTAGCCTTTTCTTCCTCTGTCATTACTACTATTTCATGTTCTAACTCATAACCAGAGGCTCTAAGTGGCATTGCAATAGAATTAATTAAAGCATCAGCAATCGGTATATTTGGAAAAGGAAAAACAAAAATTAGTTTTACAATATTATCTTTTACTTCAATATTTTTTATCATTCCTAAATCAACTAAGGAATAATCAATTGCAGGATGTTTTACATTTGATATTATTTCTAATACTTCTTCTTTTGTTTTCATATTTTTTTATTTTTTCATTTCGGTTAAATTAAGGTGTAAAGTTACAATTCTTTTGAATTAAAACTTTTTTAGCTCATCCTTTTTATAAGCATCAAAAGCTTCTTTTACCGTCATGTTGCCTGCTCCGATAAAGATTTTCATTCCTATACTTTCAAGTACTGTTGAAGCATTTCCACCAGGTCCGTTTCCGGTAATTAACACATCTGGTTTGAGTTTAAACAAGTTTTGGGCTGTTTTTGGTCCTGCACCATGTGCTTCACCTTCTATTTCCCTGTTGTCAAAATCTTTAAATTCATCCTTTTCTTCATCATAAATTAAAATAAATTCTGTTCTTCCAAATCGAGGGTCCATCTTTGAATCCCATTTTGTTCCTTTGGATGTAAATGCAATTTTCATAATTTTTTCTATTTTGTTTAAGGGGACTTCTAATAATTACTTTCTTTCAAGAAACGAAGATAATGAATTATATGCGAGCCACAAATATTTTTTAATAGCCATAGCTATTGGAAAATATTTTGGCGAAGTCAGATTGTTTATTATCTTCGTTCCCAAAGGGCTGTCATTCCGAAATTTCGGAATTATATACTTCTTCATATTTTCTTGCATTATCCCGATAGTGCTACAAAAATCTGAATCGTCTATAAAAAATCCTGACAATCTTGATGCGAAGTAATTATTAGAAGTCCCCTTGATAAATTAATTTGTCTTTTTTGTTTGATAAAATACTCCTCGTTCCTGTCTTATCATTTCAATTTTCTTTTCTGCATCCAAAACATCAAGGTATTTGTTTAGCTCGTTTCTATGCATTCCCAAAATCTCAGTAAGGTCATCAAGGGTACAAGGTCTTCTAAAAATTGTTTCTAAAATAGCCGATTCAGTATCAGAACGATATGATTTAATATCTTTTCTTTCAGGAGCAGAAGCAATGATTTCAACATTATCTAAATTCCAAAAGTTTGCAATTTCTTGCAATTCTTGTCTGCTTATTGTCCTTAAACTGTCAATTACTCCGGGTCTGTCAAGAGAATTTAATTGAATGCTTTCAGGCTTGATTTTTAAAAAGGCTTCTTTAAGTAATTTTAAATTTTCTTTATCATCATTATAATCAGGAATTATAAGAACTTCTAGCCATATTTTTCCATTGTATTCCTTTCTAAATTCTACTAAACCCTTAATATATTCAGTTAAATCTAATGAATGAAATGGTCTGTTAATTTTAAGATATGCCTTTTTTGATGCTGCATCTAAAGATGGAAGTACGACATCGGTTTTTAAAATCTCTGCTCTAACTTTTTTGTCATTAAGTAAAGTGCCATTTGTTAGTAAAGCAAGCGAAATTTTAGGATAATTTTGTTTGATAAATTCAACAATATCTCCAATTCGTGAATTAAGAGTAGGCTCACCCGAACCCGAAAAAGTAATGTAATCGGGTGCAGGATTGTTGTTCATGAAATGTTCCAGCTCCTCAATTACCTTTTTGTAAGGAACATATTCCTTCCTTTCAGTTGTTAAATCTGTAGTTTTTCCACATTCGCAATAAACACAATTTAGAGTGCACACCTTATGTGGAACAAGGTCAATACCGAGCGACATTCCCAGTCGTCTTGATGGTACAGGTCCGAATAAATATTTGTACATAATTCTTTTTTAGTTTTTAATTTTTAGTTCTCAGTCCACAGTCTTCAGTCNNNNNNNNNNNNNNNNNNNNNNNNNNNNNNNNNNNNNNNNNNNNNNNNNNNNNNNNNNNNNNNNNNNNNNNNNNNNNNNNNNNNNNNNNNNNNNNNNNNNTGCAAGTTTATACATATTGTTTTTTACCCAGCCTGTTTTTTTTACATCTCTCAAATCAAATTCAGGAATAAAGGGTTTAATGTCTAAAAGATAAGTCCCATCAATAATGTCAACATCTTTAATTTGCAACTTATTGCCTAAAATATCAATAAGACGTACAGTAGAAATTCCTATTGGATTTGGCCTGCTTGGTGCACGTGTTGAAAAAACGCCATGTGTTTGATTGTCCATAAATGGTTTTACTAATAATCCTGTTTTCGCTGTTAAATGAAAATGGTATAACAATATGATATGTGAATATTCTTCCAAATCAGTTAATCCTTCAATATATTCTTCAAATATTTCTATTTCTCCTGCTGTATCTTTAGCAACAGAAGCTTGTATTGGTGTTCCTTTGGCTTCTGTAAAAGCTGTATGGATAATTCCTATCGGTTTATAAATTATTTCATTATTAATTTTCATAAAACTGTGATTTTTTAAGAATTAATTCCTTTCAAAATTATATCATTTTCTTTAACCTTTAAGTCATTTGCAATTACATGGCATTTTGCTTTTAAAAGAAAAAACACAGAACGATTAACATTTGAAAGCCCTTCATAATTTCCTTGCCCTTTACTAATAACCATATCGGCAGAATTAAATATTTTCATAAATTCATCGCTACATAATTCGGGAATAACTGCCGGAGCTGAACTTCCTGATGAAATAATTTCTGCAACTTCATCAATTCCCGAGTCAACAGCATCTTGATAAACCACATCATTAATTACAGGAATATCACGTACAGCATAGATTATATCTCTATTTAATTCTTCAATTAATAATTTGTCAAAAACTGATTCTCCTGCATTGTCTCCAATGTAAAGTATGTTATTAGCTTTTTCGAGATGTTTTACAAATTCATTGAAATGAAAAATACCAAATTCTTGTTGCAAAACTTTTTTAATATCTTCTTCAATATTAAAATCTTTACCAACGCCAAAATCTATTACATTTCCTGCGATAGCAATACGAATTGCTGTTAAAAGTCTGTTGTCTGATTTTTTTATAATTTCTTTTAATTCGGGATATAAAAACAAAGCTTCCTTAATATTTTCCTCTTTTACTTTTTTGTAAGGGTCAACAACTCCTGTTATTTCTCTTACTTTTTTATAAATGAGATCCCCAGTTTGAGGAGGTGTGTTTCCAAGAGGAATATCCTTTATCATTTCTCCAACACTATCAAGTAATTCTTTTATTTTCTCCTCATCATTTGTTGCCATTCTTCCGGCACGTAAAGCCTGACTCATCATGCAAGGAATACAATCTAAAAATGTTTTCATCTTTTATTTTTTATTTAAAATACCTTTATTCCCAAATTTCAAAAATTTTCTTGTTCCTTCATTCTCTCGTATAAGTTTTAGCACCCTATCATCAGATTTTTCAAAAGTAGAACCAAAAATCATTTCAATGTTTTTGTATTCCAATAATTCAGGAGTCATAATTGAAGAAGGACCTATCATAAAAATATCACATTTGTCTTTTGTCGCATTTATTGAGTCCAAAAAAGAATTATTAAAAATAGATGTTGAAGTTAAAATTACTGCATCTGCTTCTTTCAAAAGTTTTTTCTGTTCCGAAATAGGAATCAAATTTTTATCTTCTTTCTGAAAATCAAAAATATTTATTGGAATTTTTAATTCATTAAATTTCTCAGCAATAGGTTCAATAAAACCGAGCATCACAATTTGATTATATTTTTTAAAATTAATAACTTGAAAAATATCAACATCACTTTTTGAATTAAACGAATAATTTAGCAAAGCATTGAAATATGCATTAATAACAATTCTATGGGAGAATTTTTTTAAATCCTGACTTAAATAATCATCTTTCTTAGCAGAAATTTTATGACCCAAATTTGCACAAACGCCTATATTTCCGTTTTTTAAAAGCACAGCCGTATATTTTAATCCGCTACTGATACTTTCAATTTTATCTATTTCGAATTTATATTTTAAGATTAGTAATTCTAAAGGTTCCATCGTTATTTCATAAATTTCTTTCCATCATTAAAAACTTTGGTTTTTTTCAAATCAAATTTGTGTCAACAGTGTTGTTACTTTTTCATTTTCCTGATAAGTTTCATAAAATAAATTTTATCGAAAATATTTTTCTATTCTATCAAAGGCTTTATTAATCATTTCTTCGGGAACACAAAATGAAAGTCTAATATGTCCTTCGCCTGTTGGTCCAAATGCAATTCCCGGTGTTGTAGAAACTTGAACTTTCTCTAATAAATCTTTGCTAAAAGCAAATGAATCTTTTCCATTTTCTGTAAGTATTTTTGGAAACATCAAATACGAACCATCAGGTTTAACATATTGAAAAATGTTGTTTAAATTATCTAATCGTTCACACATCAGATTTCTTGCTTTCAAATAATGTTGTCCGAATTCTTTAATACAATCCTGACTTCCTTTTAATGCGGCTATTGCGGCATATTGTGAAGCTACAGGAGCACAAATAGCAAATGGAATATGAGCTTTTTTAATCTGAGCAAGAATTTCTTCATCAGCATGTAAATATCCTATACGCCAACCTGTCATTGCATAAGTTTTTGTAAAAGTATAATTGGTAATTACATTCTTTTTTAACTCAGGTATAGAAGCAATGCTAAAATGTTTTTTATCATCAAAAACAAAATATTCATAAGCTTCGTCAGTAATAATTGTAAGATTATTTTCAATCGCTATTTTTGCTAATTTACGCAAATCTTTTTCAGAAAAAACTGTTCCTGTGGGATTGCTGGGGCTACAATACATTATTGCTTTTGTTTTGGGAGTAATAGCTTTTTCAATAGCTTCAATATCTAAAGCAAAATTATTTTCCTCAATTAACGGAACTAAAACAGGAGTGCCTGAAGCAAGCCTAACTTGTGTGATATGAGTTGAGTATGTTGGAGTAGGAAGAATTACTTCATCGCCCGGGTCAATAGTTGCCATAACAGAAGCCGCAAGCCCTTCGATTGCTCCTACGGTTACAATTATCTGATTTGTATTCGCATTAATATTATTATCCCGTTTAAGTTTTTTTACAATTTCTTCTCTTAATTCGGGCAGTCCTTCACTTTGAGAATATCCAGCGGTTAATCCATTGTTAATTGCTGAAATTACTGCATCATTAATATGTTTTGGGGTTCCTGTTGTAGGTTTTGCCCACGACAAAAATGCAACATCATCATATTGTTTTGACAATCTTGTCATTTCGTGAATTGCCGATTTTTTTAGTTGATTTACTCTGTTAGATATATTCATAATATTTTCTGTTTTGTTTCAATTGAAAGGAGTTTAAAAATGAAAGTTAAGAAATTTTGCTCCTACCAACTCCTATTTTTTTATTTCTTCTTTTTTGCTTTCACAACTACAAAACTACCTTCTCCATAGTTGGGTTTTACTTCCTGCACTTCATTTATTTCATTCAATTTTCCAAAAATTGTTTGATAAATATTTTCAATTTCAAAATTTGTTTTCTTTAAAATATCCAACAATTCTTTTGTACTGTAAAAAGTAGCTTCTTTGTAAAATAAACTTTCATTTTTGTGTTTCAAATAGGATTTACCTACAGTACTGTCTTCATCTACAAATCCAATAATTAACTCAGCATTATTTTTTAATACACGATTTACTTCTTCAAAAGATTTGTAAATATCATCAACAAAACAAATAGTAGTAACCATTAAAGCAAAGTCAACACTTGAATTTTGATAAGGTAAATTTTCGGCAACAGCATTAACTGCATTGATATTTCTTGTTTTAGCTTTTTCACGCATTGCCTTTGATGGTTCTATTCCGTCACTAATCCCAAGATGTTCTGCAAAAATTCCACTGCCTATTCCAATTTCAATTCCTTTTCCTTTGCTAGGTATTGCTTTTTTAATCGCATTTATTTCGGATTGAAAAACAAAGTGATTTTCGACAAACCATTTTTCATATTCTCCTATATTATCGTCAAAAGCTTTTGTTTTAGGCATTGTAGTTTTACTTTAACTGTTTCATCTTATTTCTTTGATTTCAAAAATATTACCATTTTTATCTTTGATAAAAATCAAATCAAAATTATCCCTTTCTATACGGATACATTCATATTTTTGAGCTTCTACTTTTTCAATTAGTTTCTCCCTGTCTTTTACAGAAATACAAATATGTGCAAATCCTTTTTCAACTTTTTGATTGCTTACAAAGATTTCAAAAGTTAATTCCTCTTTTCCCATCAAAAAAACAGCTGTATCTTCGTTAATATTGAATATCTTATGTGCTAATTCCTTTTTTAAAACAAAGCTCTTTAATTTCTTCATTTCAAGAATGTCAGCATAAAATTTTTCAACTTCATCAATATTTGATACTGAAAATGCTATGTGTTGAAGTTTCATTTTAAGAGTTTTTAAAATTTAAATGCTTTCTACTTTCCCCTTTGTCCCATTCATCCAAAATAATCATAAATTTTTCCT
Coding sequences within it:
- a CDS encoding RNA polymerase sigma factor RpoD/SigA produces the protein MRQLKISKQFTNRENKSLDKYLNEISKVEMITPGEEVELAIKIKKGDQIALEKLVNANLRFVVSVAKQYQNQGLTLGDLINEGNMGLIKAAKRFDETRGFKFISYAVWWIRQSILQALADQSRLVRLPLNKVGSLSKISHASIRLEQQYERKAADFEIAEVLEISATEVASTLSSSSKHLSIDAPIKEEEDASLLTILPNDQEPDPDKGLIHESLQKEISRVVTILSQKERDIVNLFFGLEGNNPHSYEDISDKIDLTRERVRQIKEKALRKLRKSTKSTILKAYLG
- a CDS encoding iron-sulfur cluster assembly protein codes for the protein MKTKEEVLEIISNVKHPAIDYSLVDLGMIKNIEVKDNIVKLIFVFPFPNIPIADALINSIAMPLRASGYELEHEIVVMTEEEKATFMRMETEAWRG
- a CDS encoding NifB/NifX family molybdenum-iron cluster-binding protein; its protein translation is MKIAFTSKGTKWDSKMDPRFGRTEFILIYDEEKDEFKDFDNREIEGEAHGAGPKTAQNLFKLKPDVLITGNGPGGNASTVLESIGMKIFIGAGNMTVKEAFDAYKKDELKKF
- a CDS encoding radical SAM protein, giving the protein MYKYLFGPVPSRRLGMSLGIDLVPHKVCTLNCVYCECGKTTDLTTERKEYVPYKKVIEELEHFMNNNPAPDYITFSGSGEPTLNSRIGDIVEFIKQNYPKISLALLTNGTLLNDKKVRAEILKTDVVLPSLDAASKKAYLKINRPFHSLDLTEYIKGLVEFRKEYNGKIWLEVLIIPDYNDDKENLKLLKEAFLKIKPESIQLNSLDRPGVIDSLRTISRQELQEIANFWNLDNVEIIASAPERKDIKSYRSDTESAILETIFRRPCTLDDLTEILGMHRNELNKYLDVLDAEKKIEMIRQERGVFYQTKKTN
- the tsaA gene encoding tRNA (N6-threonylcarbamoyladenosine(37)-N6)-methyltransferase TrmO — its product is MKINNEIIYKPIGIIHTAFTEAKGTPIQASVAKDTAGEIEIFEEYIEGLTDLEEYSHIILLYHFHLTAKTGLLVKPFMDNQTHGVFSTRAPSRPNPIGISTVRLIDILGNKLQIKDVDIIDGTYLLDIKPFIPEFDLRDVKKTGWVKNNMYKLA
- a CDS encoding ARMT1-like domain-containing protein; protein product: MKTFLDCIPCMMSQALRAGRMATNDEEKIKELLDSVGEMIKDIPLGNTPPQTGDLIYKKVREITGVVDPYKKVKEENIKEALFLYPELKEIIKKSDNRLLTAIRIAIAGNVIDFGVGKDFNIEEDIKKVLQQEFGIFHFNEFVKHLEKANNILYIGDNAGESVFDKLLIEELNRDIIYAVRDIPVINDVVYQDAVDSGIDEVAEIISSGSSAPAVIPELCSDEFMKIFNSADMVISKGQGNYEGLSNVNRSVFFLLKAKCHVIANDLKVKENDIILKGINS
- a CDS encoding DUF364 domain-containing protein, with protein sequence MEPLELLILKYKFEIDKIESISSGLKYTAVLLKNGNIGVCANLGHKISAKKDDYLSQDLKKFSHRIVINAYFNALLNYSFNSKSDVDIFQVINFKKYNQIVMLGFIEPIAEKFNELKIPINIFDFQKEDKNLIPISEQKKLLKEADAVILTSTSIFNNSFLDSINATKDKCDIFMIGPSSIMTPELLEYKNIEMIFGSTFEKSDDRVLKLIRENEGTRKFLKFGNKGILNKK
- a CDS encoding pyridoxal phosphate-dependent aminotransferase; its protein translation is MNISNRVNQLKKSAIHEMTRLSKQYDDVAFLSWAKPTTGTPKHINDAVISAINNGLTAGYSQSEGLPELREEIVKKLKRDNNINANTNQIIVTVGAIEGLAASVMATIDPGDEVILPTPTYSTHITQVRLASGTPVLVPLIEENNFALDIEAIEKAITPKTKAIMYCSPSNPTGTVFSEKDLRKLAKIAIENNLTIITDEAYEYFVFDDKKHFSIASIPELKKNVITNYTFTKTYAMTGWRIGYLHADEEILAQIKKAHIPFAICAPVASQYAAIAALKGSQDCIKEFGQHYLKARNLMCERLDNLNNIFQYVKPDGSYLMFPKILTENGKDSFAFSKDLLEKVQVSTTPGIAFGPTGEGHIRLSFCVPEEMINKAFDRIEKYFR
- a CDS encoding class I SAM-dependent methyltransferase, producing the protein MPKTKAFDDNIGEYEKWFVENHFVFQSEINAIKKAIPSKGKGIEIGIGSGIFAEHLGISDGIEPSKAMREKAKTRNINAVNAVAENLPYQNSSVDFALMVTTICFVDDIYKSFEEVNRVLKNNAELIIGFVDEDSTVGKSYLKHKNESLFYKEATFYSTKELLDILKKTNFEIENIYQTIFGKLNEINEVQEVKPNYGEGSFVVVKAKKKK
- a CDS encoding VOC family protein, with translation MKLQHIAFSVSNIDEVEKFYADILEMKKLKSFVLKKELAHKIFNINEDTAVFLMGKEELTFEIFVSNQKVEKGFAHICISVKDREKLIEKVEAQKYECIRIERDNFDLIFIKDKNGNIFEIKEIR